The following coding sequences are from one Melanotaenia boesemani isolate fMelBoe1 chromosome 19, fMelBoe1.pri, whole genome shotgun sequence window:
- the tjp2a gene encoding tight junction protein ZO-2a isoform X4: protein MMNPVMEETVWEQYTVTLHRDPKMGFGIAVSGGRDNPNEETGETSIVVSDVLQGGPADGLLFEKDRVMQVNAVPMDGAIHSFAVQTLRKCGKVAKITVKRPRKVPVNLLNRPASPDDRVFNNDYNDDYNYEQDHRSVYSARSGGRDHSLEKEQGGGGYMDSGYQTRERDYDRQERGRSTERDLSPDRQYRRDGSRGRVLDKERSPDRRYRSDQMLDRYSPDRRYRSERILDREYSPDRRYRSERTLDRDYSPDRRYRSERVLDRGHSPELRYGRDGYSPGRAHGRDHSLERGRERAPSDLRKYDDPVKRSGSRDHLDRSPSPAPIPLPRPARDLEPLEKPLNVLLLKNHPNEEYGLRLGSQLFIKEMTSTGLAGRDGNLQEGDIILKINGTVTENLSLSDAGKLIEKSRGRLQLVVQRDKRQVLIRVPPMVDSDSELDDISEIESYRSYSPQDDRRGHHSDLSSHSSTERLRDKPREEPSNRLAKMGAMPTPFRGSDRLVEDSSTLQAEREEHRSETPPAAAVTVAPKVHAPPKVPLKPSKEDQEVYGPNTVMVRFKKGDSVGLRLAGGNDVGIFIAGVQEDSAAEQEGLCTGDQIMKVNNVDFRGMVREDAVLFLLEIPKGDDVTILAQSKPEVYKDILASGRGDSFFIRTHFDYEKEAPQSLPFSRGQIFKVTDTLYDGKLGHWLAIRTDKDNQLLEKGIIPNKSRAEQMANVQNAARVASGNDRGDFWRLRGQRAMKKKDLRKSREDLSAAPVTTRFPAYERVVLREAGFRRPVVIFGPISDAVNEKLSSDLPDEFVTAKTEPKDAGSEKSSGVVRLNTIRQIIEQHRHALLDVTPKAVDTLNYTQWYPIVIFLNPDSKQGVKTMRTRLVPGSTRSARKLYEQAVKLRKTCSHLFTATIDLNSANDAWYGSVKESIQEQQGRAVWVSEGKVDGSEEDLDLQDDHMSYLSAMSADYLSMDSRLTSDYEDTADEGGAYTDNELDETLDEPQPVSAISRSSEPVMPDERSHPVPQVRIRRSGSREMLNREPSPPPSFVPEPPKVRAQTRTDSTRSYESHSSSTISSDAAGGNKPLPPPVAMKPAITRLAQSSDDHSPGKEGEEDDPANKSFLGKIKAFEKMDHLARAQRLLELQEAENARLEIAQKHPDIYAVPVKLPKPNLNRPQPIGSSSNAEPQTMSRPLYSETRGQEDSEADYRRQLAEQTKRGYYNPQKYKDTEL, encoded by the exons ATGAtg AACCCGGTCATGGAGGAGACCGTGTGGGAGCAGTACACGGTGACCCTGCACAGA GATCCAAAGATGGGTTTTGGAATTGCTGTGTCTGGAGGTCGGGACAACCCGAACGAGGAGACCGGTGAGACGTCCATCGTGGTGTCCGACGTCCTGCAGGGAGGGCCTGCTGATGGATTGCTGTT tgaGAAGGACAGAGTAATGCAGGTGAACGCCGTCCCCATGGATGGAGCCATCCATTCCTTCGCGGTCCAGACCCTCAGGAAGTGTGGCAAAGTGGCAAAAATT ACTGTGAAGAGGCCCAGGAAGGTTCCCGTCAACCTGCTGAACCGCCCTGCTTCCCCTGACGACAGAGTCTTCAACAATGACTACAACGACGATTACAACTACGAGCAGGACCACCGCAGCGTGTACAGCGCCCGCAGCGGTGGGCGCGACCACAGCCTGGAGAAGGAGCAAGGCGGGGGAGGCTACATGGATTCTGGCTACCAAACCCGCGAGCGTGACTACGACCGGCAGGAGCGCGGCAGGAGCACAGAGAGAGACCTCAGCCCAGACCGGCAGTACAGAAGAGACGGCAGCAGAGGTCGCGTTCTGGACAAAGAGCGCAGCCCCGATCGCCGCTACAGAAGCGACCAGATGCTCGACCGCTACAGCCCAGACAGAAGATACCGCAGCGAGCGAATCCTGGACCGGGAGTACAGTCCCGACCGCCGCTACCGCAGCGAGCGAACCCTGGACCGAGATTACAGCCCCGACCGCCGCTACCGCAGTGAGAGAGTGCTGGATCGTGGCCACAGCCCCGAGCTGCGCTATGGCCGAGACGGCTACAGCCCGGGGCGAGCCCACGGACGCGACCACAGCTTGGAACGTGGGCGTGAACGCGCTCCAAGCGACCTGAGGAAGTATGACGATCCGGTAAAGAGGAGCGGAAGCAGGGACCACCTTGACCGATCACCATCACCTGCTCCCATTCCTCTGCCCCGCCCCGCACGGGACCTGGAGCCTCTGGAGAAACCTCTGAAcgtgctgctgctgaagaaccATCCCAACGAAG AATATGGCCTTCGTCTGGGCAGCCAGCTCTTCATCAAAGAGATGACGAGCACCGGCCTTGCTGGTAGAGACGGCAACCTGCAGGAGGGGGACATCATACTGAAG ATCAACGGCACGGTGACTGAAAACCTGTCTCTGAGCGACGCGGGGAAGCTGATCGAGAAGTCCCGCGGGAGGCTGCAGCTGGTAGTGCAGAGAGACAAGCGGCAGGTGCTGATCCGAGTCCCGCCGATGGTGGACAGCGACTCGGAGCTCGATG ATATCTCTGAGATCGAGTCGTACCGCTCTTACTCTCCACAGGACGACAGACGGGGGCACCACTCCGACCTCTCCTCCCACTCCTCCACCGAGAGGCTGAGAGACAAACCCAg AGAGGAGCCATCTAATAGGCTGGCGAAAATGGGCGCCATGCCCACGCCGTTCAGAGGTTCAGACAGGCTTGTTGAAGACTCGTCGACTTTGCAGGCGGAGCGGGAGGAGCATCGATCAGAGACGCCACCTG CTGCAGCCGTCACTGTGGCCCCGAAGGTTCACGCTCCTCCGAAGGTGCCACTGAAGCCCAGCAAAGAGGACCAGGAAGTATACGG GCCCAACACGGTGATGGTGCGCTTCAAGAAAGGTGACAGTGTTGGTCTGAGGCTAGCTGGAGGAAACGATGTTGGCATCTTCATCGCTGGTGTTCAGGAGGACAGCGCAGCCGAGCAGGAGGGTCTCTGCACAGGAGATCAGATCATGAAG gtgAACAACGTGGACTTCAGAGGCATGGTGCGGGAAGACGCCGTCCTCTTCTTGCTGGAAATCCCAAAAGGAGACGATGTTACCATTCTTGCTCAGAGCAAACCTGAAG TGTACAAAGACATTTTAGCTTCCGGCAGAGGCGACTCGTTCTTCATCAGGACCCACTTCGATTACGAGAAGGAGGCTCCTCAGAGCCTTCCTTTCTCCAGGGGCCAGATCTTCAAAGTGACCGACACGCTTTATGATGGCAAGCTGGGCCACTGGCTGGCGATCCGGACGGACaaagacaaccagctgctggaAAAGGGAATCATCCCCAACAAGAGCAG AGCCGAACAAATGGCCAACGTCCAGAACGCCGCTCGGGTTGCGTCAGGAAACGACAGAGGAGACTTCTGGAGGCTGAGAGGTCAGAGAGCCATGAAGAAGAAAGACTTGCGTAAGAGCCGAGAGGATCTGAGCGCCGCTCCAGTCACCACCCGATTCCCCGCCTACGAGAGGGTGGTGTTGCGTGAAG CTGGTTTCAGGAGACCTGTGGTGATATTTGGGCCAATTTCCGATGCAGTGAATGAAAAATTGTCCTCTGATCTTCCAGACGAATTTGTTACTGCCA AAACGGAGCCTAAAGACGCAGGAAGTGAGAAAAGCTCCGGCGTGGTGAGACTAAACACAATCCGACAGATCATCGAACAG CACCGCCATGCTCTGCTGGATGTGACTCCCAAAGCCGTAGACACCCTGAACTACACCCAGTGGTATCCCATAGTCATATTCCTGAACCCTGACAGCAAACAAGGGGTCAAGACCATGAGGACCCGCCTCGTTCCAGGATCCACCCGAAGCGCACGCAAGCTGTACGAGCAGGCCGTCAAGCTGAGGAAGACCTGCTCTCACCTTTTCACAG CAACCATCGATCTGAATTCGGCCAATGACGCGTGGTATGGCAGCGTGAAAGAGTCGATCCAGGAGCAGCAGGGCAGAGCTGTGTGGGTGTCTGAGGGCAAG GTGGACGGCTCAGAGGAGGACTTGGATCTCCAAGATGACCACATGTCTTACCTGTCTGCAATGAGTGCCGACTACCTCAGCATGGACAGCCGTCTGACCAGCGACTACGAGGACACGGCGGACGAGGGCGGGGCATACACTGACAACGAGCTGGATGAGACGCTGGACGAGCCTCAGCCGGTATCAGCCATTAGTCGATCATCGGAGCCCGTGATGCCGGACGAG AGGTCCCACCCTGTACCCCAGGTTCGTATAAGGAGGTCAGGGAGCAGAGAGATGCTCAACAGAGAGCCCAGCCCTCCCCCTTCTTTTGTCCCTGAACCCCCAAAG GTGCGCGCTCAGACTCGGACTGACTCAACAAGGAGCTATGAGTCGCACTCCAGCAGCACCATCAGCAGCGACGCAGCAGGCGGAAACAAGCCTCTTCCCCCACCAGTAGCCATGAAGCCCGCCATCACCCGTCTGGCCCAGTCATCAGATGACCACAGCCCAGGGAAGGAGGGCGAGGAAGACGACCCCGCTAACAAATCCTTCCTGGGCAAG ATTAAAGCGTTCGAGAAGATGGACCACCTGGCGCGAGCTCAGAggctgctggagctgcaggaGGCTGAAAATGCTcga CTGGAAATTGCCCAGAAGCATCCAGACATCTACGCCGTCCCAGTAAAACTGCCAAAACCCAACCTCAACCGCCCTCAGCCAATCGG TTCAAGCTCCAACGCCGAGCCACAGACTATGTCCAGGCCGCTGTACTCGGAGACGAGAGGACAGGAGGACAGCGAGGCCGATTACCGCCGCCAGCTGGCAGAACAGACCAAGAGAGGATACTACAACCCTCAGAAATACAAAGATACTGAGCTGTAA
- the tjp2a gene encoding tight junction protein ZO-2a isoform X2: MPVNGGGLLSLSRYATQYFTNPVMEETVWEQYTVTLHRDPKMGFGIAVSGGRDNPNEETGETSIVVSDVLQGGPADGLLFEKDRVMQVNAVPMDGAIHSFAVQTLRKCGKVAKITVKRPRKVPVNLLNRPASPDDRVFNNDYNDDYNYEQDHRSVYSARSGGRDHSLEKEQGGGGYMDSGYQTRERDYDRQERGRSTERDLSPDRQYRRDGSRGRVLDKERSPDRRYRSDQMLDRYSPDRRYRSERILDREYSPDRRYRSERTLDRDYSPDRRYRSERVLDRGHSPELRYGRDGYSPGRAHGRDHSLERGRERAPSDLRKYDDPVKRSGSRDHLDRSPSPAPIPLPRPARDLEPLEKPLNVLLLKNHPNEEYGLRLGSQLFIKEMTSTGLAGRDGNLQEGDIILKINGTVTENLSLSDAGKLIEKSRGRLQLVVQRDKRQVLIRVPPMVDSDSELDDISEIESYRSYSPQDDRRGHHSDLSSHSSTERLRDKPREEPSNRLAKMGAMPTPFRGSDRLVEDSSTLQAEREEHRSETPPAAAVTVAPKVHAPPKVPLKPSKEDQEVYGPNTVMVRFKKGDSVGLRLAGGNDVGIFIAGVQEDSAAEQEGLCTGDQIMKVNNVDFRGMVREDAVLFLLEIPKGDDVTILAQSKPEVYKDILASGRGDSFFIRTHFDYEKEAPQSLPFSRGQIFKVTDTLYDGKLGHWLAIRTDKDNQLLEKGIIPNKSRAEQMANVQNAARVASGNDRGDFWRLRGQRAMKKKDLRKSREDLSAAPVTTRFPAYERVVLREAGFRRPVVIFGPISDAVNEKLSSDLPDEFVTAKTEPKDAGSEKSSGVVRLNTIRQIIEQHRHALLDVTPKAVDTLNYTQWYPIVIFLNPDSKQGVKTMRTRLVPGSTRSARKLYEQAVKLRKTCSHLFTATIDLNSANDAWYGSVKESIQEQQGRAVWVSEGKVDGSEEDLDLQDDHMSYLSAMSADYLSMDSRLTSDYEDTADEGGAYTDNELDETLDEPQPVSAISRSSEPVMPDERSHPVPQVRIRRSGSREMLNREPSPPPSFVPEPPKVRAQTRTDSTRSYESHSSSTISSDAAGGNKPLPPPVAMKPAITRLAQSSDDHSPGKEGEEDDPANKSFLGKRMGNQIKAFEKMDHLARAQRLLELQEAENARLEIAQKHPDIYAVPVKLPKPNLNRPQPIGSSSNAEPQTMSRPLYSETRGQEDSEADYRRQLAEQTKRGYYNPQKYKDTEL, from the exons ATGCCAGTGAACGGAGGGGGCCTGCTCTCTTTGAGCAGATACGCGACTCAGTATTTCACC AACCCGGTCATGGAGGAGACCGTGTGGGAGCAGTACACGGTGACCCTGCACAGA GATCCAAAGATGGGTTTTGGAATTGCTGTGTCTGGAGGTCGGGACAACCCGAACGAGGAGACCGGTGAGACGTCCATCGTGGTGTCCGACGTCCTGCAGGGAGGGCCTGCTGATGGATTGCTGTT tgaGAAGGACAGAGTAATGCAGGTGAACGCCGTCCCCATGGATGGAGCCATCCATTCCTTCGCGGTCCAGACCCTCAGGAAGTGTGGCAAAGTGGCAAAAATT ACTGTGAAGAGGCCCAGGAAGGTTCCCGTCAACCTGCTGAACCGCCCTGCTTCCCCTGACGACAGAGTCTTCAACAATGACTACAACGACGATTACAACTACGAGCAGGACCACCGCAGCGTGTACAGCGCCCGCAGCGGTGGGCGCGACCACAGCCTGGAGAAGGAGCAAGGCGGGGGAGGCTACATGGATTCTGGCTACCAAACCCGCGAGCGTGACTACGACCGGCAGGAGCGCGGCAGGAGCACAGAGAGAGACCTCAGCCCAGACCGGCAGTACAGAAGAGACGGCAGCAGAGGTCGCGTTCTGGACAAAGAGCGCAGCCCCGATCGCCGCTACAGAAGCGACCAGATGCTCGACCGCTACAGCCCAGACAGAAGATACCGCAGCGAGCGAATCCTGGACCGGGAGTACAGTCCCGACCGCCGCTACCGCAGCGAGCGAACCCTGGACCGAGATTACAGCCCCGACCGCCGCTACCGCAGTGAGAGAGTGCTGGATCGTGGCCACAGCCCCGAGCTGCGCTATGGCCGAGACGGCTACAGCCCGGGGCGAGCCCACGGACGCGACCACAGCTTGGAACGTGGGCGTGAACGCGCTCCAAGCGACCTGAGGAAGTATGACGATCCGGTAAAGAGGAGCGGAAGCAGGGACCACCTTGACCGATCACCATCACCTGCTCCCATTCCTCTGCCCCGCCCCGCACGGGACCTGGAGCCTCTGGAGAAACCTCTGAAcgtgctgctgctgaagaaccATCCCAACGAAG AATATGGCCTTCGTCTGGGCAGCCAGCTCTTCATCAAAGAGATGACGAGCACCGGCCTTGCTGGTAGAGACGGCAACCTGCAGGAGGGGGACATCATACTGAAG ATCAACGGCACGGTGACTGAAAACCTGTCTCTGAGCGACGCGGGGAAGCTGATCGAGAAGTCCCGCGGGAGGCTGCAGCTGGTAGTGCAGAGAGACAAGCGGCAGGTGCTGATCCGAGTCCCGCCGATGGTGGACAGCGACTCGGAGCTCGATG ATATCTCTGAGATCGAGTCGTACCGCTCTTACTCTCCACAGGACGACAGACGGGGGCACCACTCCGACCTCTCCTCCCACTCCTCCACCGAGAGGCTGAGAGACAAACCCAg AGAGGAGCCATCTAATAGGCTGGCGAAAATGGGCGCCATGCCCACGCCGTTCAGAGGTTCAGACAGGCTTGTTGAAGACTCGTCGACTTTGCAGGCGGAGCGGGAGGAGCATCGATCAGAGACGCCACCTG CTGCAGCCGTCACTGTGGCCCCGAAGGTTCACGCTCCTCCGAAGGTGCCACTGAAGCCCAGCAAAGAGGACCAGGAAGTATACGG GCCCAACACGGTGATGGTGCGCTTCAAGAAAGGTGACAGTGTTGGTCTGAGGCTAGCTGGAGGAAACGATGTTGGCATCTTCATCGCTGGTGTTCAGGAGGACAGCGCAGCCGAGCAGGAGGGTCTCTGCACAGGAGATCAGATCATGAAG gtgAACAACGTGGACTTCAGAGGCATGGTGCGGGAAGACGCCGTCCTCTTCTTGCTGGAAATCCCAAAAGGAGACGATGTTACCATTCTTGCTCAGAGCAAACCTGAAG TGTACAAAGACATTTTAGCTTCCGGCAGAGGCGACTCGTTCTTCATCAGGACCCACTTCGATTACGAGAAGGAGGCTCCTCAGAGCCTTCCTTTCTCCAGGGGCCAGATCTTCAAAGTGACCGACACGCTTTATGATGGCAAGCTGGGCCACTGGCTGGCGATCCGGACGGACaaagacaaccagctgctggaAAAGGGAATCATCCCCAACAAGAGCAG AGCCGAACAAATGGCCAACGTCCAGAACGCCGCTCGGGTTGCGTCAGGAAACGACAGAGGAGACTTCTGGAGGCTGAGAGGTCAGAGAGCCATGAAGAAGAAAGACTTGCGTAAGAGCCGAGAGGATCTGAGCGCCGCTCCAGTCACCACCCGATTCCCCGCCTACGAGAGGGTGGTGTTGCGTGAAG CTGGTTTCAGGAGACCTGTGGTGATATTTGGGCCAATTTCCGATGCAGTGAATGAAAAATTGTCCTCTGATCTTCCAGACGAATTTGTTACTGCCA AAACGGAGCCTAAAGACGCAGGAAGTGAGAAAAGCTCCGGCGTGGTGAGACTAAACACAATCCGACAGATCATCGAACAG CACCGCCATGCTCTGCTGGATGTGACTCCCAAAGCCGTAGACACCCTGAACTACACCCAGTGGTATCCCATAGTCATATTCCTGAACCCTGACAGCAAACAAGGGGTCAAGACCATGAGGACCCGCCTCGTTCCAGGATCCACCCGAAGCGCACGCAAGCTGTACGAGCAGGCCGTCAAGCTGAGGAAGACCTGCTCTCACCTTTTCACAG CAACCATCGATCTGAATTCGGCCAATGACGCGTGGTATGGCAGCGTGAAAGAGTCGATCCAGGAGCAGCAGGGCAGAGCTGTGTGGGTGTCTGAGGGCAAG GTGGACGGCTCAGAGGAGGACTTGGATCTCCAAGATGACCACATGTCTTACCTGTCTGCAATGAGTGCCGACTACCTCAGCATGGACAGCCGTCTGACCAGCGACTACGAGGACACGGCGGACGAGGGCGGGGCATACACTGACAACGAGCTGGATGAGACGCTGGACGAGCCTCAGCCGGTATCAGCCATTAGTCGATCATCGGAGCCCGTGATGCCGGACGAG AGGTCCCACCCTGTACCCCAGGTTCGTATAAGGAGGTCAGGGAGCAGAGAGATGCTCAACAGAGAGCCCAGCCCTCCCCCTTCTTTTGTCCCTGAACCCCCAAAG GTGCGCGCTCAGACTCGGACTGACTCAACAAGGAGCTATGAGTCGCACTCCAGCAGCACCATCAGCAGCGACGCAGCAGGCGGAAACAAGCCTCTTCCCCCACCAGTAGCCATGAAGCCCGCCATCACCCGTCTGGCCCAGTCATCAGATGACCACAGCCCAGGGAAGGAGGGCGAGGAAGACGACCCCGCTAACAAATCCTTCCTGGGCAAG AGAATGGGTAATCAG ATTAAAGCGTTCGAGAAGATGGACCACCTGGCGCGAGCTCAGAggctgctggagctgcaggaGGCTGAAAATGCTcga CTGGAAATTGCCCAGAAGCATCCAGACATCTACGCCGTCCCAGTAAAACTGCCAAAACCCAACCTCAACCGCCCTCAGCCAATCGG TTCAAGCTCCAACGCCGAGCCACAGACTATGTCCAGGCCGCTGTACTCGGAGACGAGAGGACAGGAGGACAGCGAGGCCGATTACCGCCGCCAGCTGGCAGAACAGACCAAGAGAGGATACTACAACCCTCAGAAATACAAAGATACTGAGCTGTAA
- the tjp2a gene encoding tight junction protein ZO-2a isoform X5: MPVNGGGLLSLSRYATQYFTNPVMEETVWEQYTVTLHRDPKMGFGIAVSGGRDNPNEETGETSIVVSDVLQGGPADGLLFEKDRVMQVNAVPMDGAIHSFAVQTLRKCGKVAKITVKRPRKVPVNLLNRPASPDDRVFNNDYNDDYNYEQDHRSVYSARSGGRDHSLEKEQGGGGYMDSGYQTRERDYDRQERGRSTERDLSPDRQYRRDGSRGRVLDKERSPDRRYRSDQMLDRYSPDRRYRSERILDREYSPDRRYRSERTLDRDYSPDRRYRSERVLDRGHSPELRYGRDGYSPGRAHGRDHSLERGRERAPSDLRKYDDPVKRSGSRDHLDRSPSPAPIPLPRPARDLEPLEKPLNVLLLKNHPNEEYGLRLGSQLFIKEMTSTGLAGRDGNLQEGDIILKINGTVTENLSLSDAGKLIEKSRGRLQLVVQRDKRQVLIRVPPMVDSDSELDDISEIESYRSYSPQDDRRGHHSDLSSHSSTERLRDKPREEPSNRLAKMGAMPTPFRGSDRLVEDSSTLQAEREEHRSETPPAAAVTVAPKVHAPPKVPLKPSKEDQEVYGPNTVMVRFKKGDSVGLRLAGGNDVGIFIAGVQEDSAAEQEGLCTGDQIMKVNNVDFRGMVREDAVLFLLEIPKGDDVTILAQSKPEVYKDILASGRGDSFFIRTHFDYEKEAPQSLPFSRGQIFKVTDTLYDGKLGHWLAIRTDKDNQLLEKGIIPNKSRAEQMANVQNAARVASGNDRGDFWRLRGQRAMKKKDLRKSREDLSAAPVTTRFPAYERVVLREAGFRRPVVIFGPISDAVNEKLSSDLPDEFVTAKTEPKDAGSEKSSGVVRLNTIRQIIEQHRHALLDVTPKAVDTLNYTQWYPIVIFLNPDSKQGVKTMRTRLVPGSTRSARKLYEQAVKLRKTCSHLFTATIDLNSANDAWYGSVKESIQEQQGRAVWVSEGKVDGSEEDLDLQDDHMSYLSAMSADYLSMDSRLTSDYEDTADEGGAYTDNELDETLDEPQPVSAISRSSEPVMPDERSHPVPQVRIRRSGSREMLNREPSPPPSFVPEPPKVRAQTRTDSTRSYESHSSSTISSDAAGGNKPLPPPVAMKPAITRLAQSSDDHSPGKEGEEDDPANKSFLGKIKAFEKMDHLARAQRLLELQEAENARLEIAQKHPDIYAVPVKLPKPNLNRPQPIGSSSNAEPQTMSRPLYSETRGQEDSEADYRRQLAEQTKRGYYNPQKYKDTEL, from the exons ATGCCAGTGAACGGAGGGGGCCTGCTCTCTTTGAGCAGATACGCGACTCAGTATTTCACC AACCCGGTCATGGAGGAGACCGTGTGGGAGCAGTACACGGTGACCCTGCACAGA GATCCAAAGATGGGTTTTGGAATTGCTGTGTCTGGAGGTCGGGACAACCCGAACGAGGAGACCGGTGAGACGTCCATCGTGGTGTCCGACGTCCTGCAGGGAGGGCCTGCTGATGGATTGCTGTT tgaGAAGGACAGAGTAATGCAGGTGAACGCCGTCCCCATGGATGGAGCCATCCATTCCTTCGCGGTCCAGACCCTCAGGAAGTGTGGCAAAGTGGCAAAAATT ACTGTGAAGAGGCCCAGGAAGGTTCCCGTCAACCTGCTGAACCGCCCTGCTTCCCCTGACGACAGAGTCTTCAACAATGACTACAACGACGATTACAACTACGAGCAGGACCACCGCAGCGTGTACAGCGCCCGCAGCGGTGGGCGCGACCACAGCCTGGAGAAGGAGCAAGGCGGGGGAGGCTACATGGATTCTGGCTACCAAACCCGCGAGCGTGACTACGACCGGCAGGAGCGCGGCAGGAGCACAGAGAGAGACCTCAGCCCAGACCGGCAGTACAGAAGAGACGGCAGCAGAGGTCGCGTTCTGGACAAAGAGCGCAGCCCCGATCGCCGCTACAGAAGCGACCAGATGCTCGACCGCTACAGCCCAGACAGAAGATACCGCAGCGAGCGAATCCTGGACCGGGAGTACAGTCCCGACCGCCGCTACCGCAGCGAGCGAACCCTGGACCGAGATTACAGCCCCGACCGCCGCTACCGCAGTGAGAGAGTGCTGGATCGTGGCCACAGCCCCGAGCTGCGCTATGGCCGAGACGGCTACAGCCCGGGGCGAGCCCACGGACGCGACCACAGCTTGGAACGTGGGCGTGAACGCGCTCCAAGCGACCTGAGGAAGTATGACGATCCGGTAAAGAGGAGCGGAAGCAGGGACCACCTTGACCGATCACCATCACCTGCTCCCATTCCTCTGCCCCGCCCCGCACGGGACCTGGAGCCTCTGGAGAAACCTCTGAAcgtgctgctgctgaagaaccATCCCAACGAAG AATATGGCCTTCGTCTGGGCAGCCAGCTCTTCATCAAAGAGATGACGAGCACCGGCCTTGCTGGTAGAGACGGCAACCTGCAGGAGGGGGACATCATACTGAAG ATCAACGGCACGGTGACTGAAAACCTGTCTCTGAGCGACGCGGGGAAGCTGATCGAGAAGTCCCGCGGGAGGCTGCAGCTGGTAGTGCAGAGAGACAAGCGGCAGGTGCTGATCCGAGTCCCGCCGATGGTGGACAGCGACTCGGAGCTCGATG ATATCTCTGAGATCGAGTCGTACCGCTCTTACTCTCCACAGGACGACAGACGGGGGCACCACTCCGACCTCTCCTCCCACTCCTCCACCGAGAGGCTGAGAGACAAACCCAg AGAGGAGCCATCTAATAGGCTGGCGAAAATGGGCGCCATGCCCACGCCGTTCAGAGGTTCAGACAGGCTTGTTGAAGACTCGTCGACTTTGCAGGCGGAGCGGGAGGAGCATCGATCAGAGACGCCACCTG CTGCAGCCGTCACTGTGGCCCCGAAGGTTCACGCTCCTCCGAAGGTGCCACTGAAGCCCAGCAAAGAGGACCAGGAAGTATACGG GCCCAACACGGTGATGGTGCGCTTCAAGAAAGGTGACAGTGTTGGTCTGAGGCTAGCTGGAGGAAACGATGTTGGCATCTTCATCGCTGGTGTTCAGGAGGACAGCGCAGCCGAGCAGGAGGGTCTCTGCACAGGAGATCAGATCATGAAG gtgAACAACGTGGACTTCAGAGGCATGGTGCGGGAAGACGCCGTCCTCTTCTTGCTGGAAATCCCAAAAGGAGACGATGTTACCATTCTTGCTCAGAGCAAACCTGAAG TGTACAAAGACATTTTAGCTTCCGGCAGAGGCGACTCGTTCTTCATCAGGACCCACTTCGATTACGAGAAGGAGGCTCCTCAGAGCCTTCCTTTCTCCAGGGGCCAGATCTTCAAAGTGACCGACACGCTTTATGATGGCAAGCTGGGCCACTGGCTGGCGATCCGGACGGACaaagacaaccagctgctggaAAAGGGAATCATCCCCAACAAGAGCAG AGCCGAACAAATGGCCAACGTCCAGAACGCCGCTCGGGTTGCGTCAGGAAACGACAGAGGAGACTTCTGGAGGCTGAGAGGTCAGAGAGCCATGAAGAAGAAAGACTTGCGTAAGAGCCGAGAGGATCTGAGCGCCGCTCCAGTCACCACCCGATTCCCCGCCTACGAGAGGGTGGTGTTGCGTGAAG CTGGTTTCAGGAGACCTGTGGTGATATTTGGGCCAATTTCCGATGCAGTGAATGAAAAATTGTCCTCTGATCTTCCAGACGAATTTGTTACTGCCA AAACGGAGCCTAAAGACGCAGGAAGTGAGAAAAGCTCCGGCGTGGTGAGACTAAACACAATCCGACAGATCATCGAACAG CACCGCCATGCTCTGCTGGATGTGACTCCCAAAGCCGTAGACACCCTGAACTACACCCAGTGGTATCCCATAGTCATATTCCTGAACCCTGACAGCAAACAAGGGGTCAAGACCATGAGGACCCGCCTCGTTCCAGGATCCACCCGAAGCGCACGCAAGCTGTACGAGCAGGCCGTCAAGCTGAGGAAGACCTGCTCTCACCTTTTCACAG CAACCATCGATCTGAATTCGGCCAATGACGCGTGGTATGGCAGCGTGAAAGAGTCGATCCAGGAGCAGCAGGGCAGAGCTGTGTGGGTGTCTGAGGGCAAG GTGGACGGCTCAGAGGAGGACTTGGATCTCCAAGATGACCACATGTCTTACCTGTCTGCAATGAGTGCCGACTACCTCAGCATGGACAGCCGTCTGACCAGCGACTACGAGGACACGGCGGACGAGGGCGGGGCATACACTGACAACGAGCTGGATGAGACGCTGGACGAGCCTCAGCCGGTATCAGCCATTAGTCGATCATCGGAGCCCGTGATGCCGGACGAG AGGTCCCACCCTGTACCCCAGGTTCGTATAAGGAGGTCAGGGAGCAGAGAGATGCTCAACAGAGAGCCCAGCCCTCCCCCTTCTTTTGTCCCTGAACCCCCAAAG GTGCGCGCTCAGACTCGGACTGACTCAACAAGGAGCTATGAGTCGCACTCCAGCAGCACCATCAGCAGCGACGCAGCAGGCGGAAACAAGCCTCTTCCCCCACCAGTAGCCATGAAGCCCGCCATCACCCGTCTGGCCCAGTCATCAGATGACCACAGCCCAGGGAAGGAGGGCGAGGAAGACGACCCCGCTAACAAATCCTTCCTGGGCAAG ATTAAAGCGTTCGAGAAGATGGACCACCTGGCGCGAGCTCAGAggctgctggagctgcaggaGGCTGAAAATGCTcga CTGGAAATTGCCCAGAAGCATCCAGACATCTACGCCGTCCCAGTAAAACTGCCAAAACCCAACCTCAACCGCCCTCAGCCAATCGG TTCAAGCTCCAACGCCGAGCCACAGACTATGTCCAGGCCGCTGTACTCGGAGACGAGAGGACAGGAGGACAGCGAGGCCGATTACCGCCGCCAGCTGGCAGAACAGACCAAGAGAGGATACTACAACCCTCAGAAATACAAAGATACTGAGCTGTAA